ATCACACTAGTAAAAAACTGTCATCCTTACAATTGCATATCGTAATTTGCTAATCCCATGTGTTTTGAGATCTTGGGCTTCTTAACTTTCTACAAGatactacaaaataatttacatatCAAACCCTTCAGACTTCTTATGTTGCTTGCAGGTTACCAAATAGAGCTGACATTCAAGCATGATGATGGATCTTACAGCCTTCACGGAATGAGAGATGCCTCTGGTAACACTTGGTAAGTTTCCCTagaaagacaataaaaacattccGCTGCATgcattgtgttttctgtttggATTGTGATCTCCTATCATTTTAAAGCGCTTATTAGGAAGTCCACGCTGAATTAGTTTACAATGAATTTAGAAAGGTTATCCACAAcctaatgaaaaatgaaatacaaacagGTAAACCATCAATGCAGgtcaaaaaacatacaaaaattcAGCCCTTGGCGAAAACGCCATTTAATGAAGAGGTTTACATACATAAATGAATTCACAaatgaataatttaattttttttaattcatgagTAATGAGTTTTCTCATTGCCTGAATGGGCTGCATCAGCATGACTCCCTTTTGAACACAGCCAAtgaatttcttcaaaatattaaaGCAGGTGAGATCATGATTTATTAGATCATGGACATttaacagtatttttttgttatcagGTTAACTGCATTCGTAATGAAGACATTTGGAGGGGCAAAGAAGTATGTATTCATAGATCAGACACATATCGACCAGGCAAAGACTTGGTTGAGTCAGCAGCAGCAGACAAATGGGTGCTATGCCTCAGTGGGCCCATTCGTTTACAGTTTAATGAGGGTGAGtacaggagagagaaagaaaacaaagcttAAATTCTCTGTCCTGCATAAAGGGCACAACCTAGTAATAATAAGTTTGATttattaacacattgtttgtgttatgctAGTAAACACATCATGTGTCATTTTACCACATTAGatgtaattttgtgttaaataaaa
This region of Triplophysa rosa unplaced genomic scaffold, Trosa_1v2 scaffold829, whole genome shotgun sequence genomic DNA includes:
- the LOC130551253 gene encoding alpha-2-macroglobulin-like protein 1 codes for the protein YQIELTFKHDDGSYSLHGMRDASGNTWLTAFVMKTFGGAKKYVFIDQTHIDQAKTWLSQQQQTNGCYASVGPFVYSLMRDGVSDHVTLTAYITAALLEMGINKS